TGCGAATTCTACCAATGGACTTAGTTCTATGGAGTATGCAGATGATTTTTATGATTATAATTCTTTTGGATACGGTGAAGAGTCTTCTGGTTTATTAATGCTTATAAATATGGAAGAAAGAGAAGTATGGATAAGTACAGCAGGAAAAGCCATAACAATTTTCAGTGACGGGGATATTGAAACCCTTCTTGACACTGCTTACGAGGGGCTTAGCCAGGGTAATTACTATAAAGCCGGAAATGATTTTTTATTTGAATCTGAGGTTCTTATATACGAATGGGAAAATTTTCAGCTGCCCTTAAAAGAGCAGATTACTGTATTTGGTGTTGTTATTATGGCACTTTTCTTTGGTTTTGGAGCTGGAGGATTTCTAACATTTATTTTATTTATTTTTTCTCCGAATAGTATTTCTGGAAAACCACACATAAGTACTTATCAGGATAATTTTAAGATAACCTACAGCAGAGATAATTTTTTATCCACTAATACAACACAGACTATTATTCCAAAAGAACCTGTCCGTACTTACTCATCAGGGGGAAGTTCAGGCAGCCGGAGCAGCAGCGGGATTTCTTCATCAGGAGGAAGTCGGAGCAGTAGCGGCGGAGCTACTACCCACAGATCATCCAGCGGAAAAACACACGGCGGGGGAGGAAGAAAATTTTAATAAAAAAGGAGAATTGCTTTTCAATCTCCTTTTTTTTATTATGCAAAATTTTACTTTCCAATTACTTTATCCCTGTATTCCTTCCATTTCCCAAAGGCACTTTCTATTCCATTCCCGATAAATTCACCGGAAGAACAGTCAAATATCCTGCATTGGAATTTCTCCAGTATAATTTCGAATAAATCCTCAGGCTCTTTGCCCCCTCTGATATGAAGCATTATACAATCCGCTTTTTTCTCTTTTCCCATGTTAAATTCCACTGAATAATATTCCCTGTTCAAAAAAAGCCATGTTTTATCTTCAATATTCAAATCCGGTACATATTTTTTCATTTCTTTTATAAAAATATCTCTGTCAAACTGAACCGGTGTTTTTATATTCTCAATCTTCTCTTTATTAGTTTTTGTTTTTATAAGCACTACATCCCAACTCATGATTCTTCCTCCAAACTTCCTGCATTTTTCATTCTTTTCAGCATTTCTTCAAAATCCAGCGGGGTATAATTTATCCTTTCGGCAGAAACACAAAAACTCTGTCCCGATACATCAGTATAAAGCGGATTTCCGTGAACATGACCAAAAATATTAGCATACGGCATATTTTTATTAATATATAACGGTTCATGTGACAGTATAAACCATTCTCTGTATATTACAGGATACTGTATTACTTCTTCTATTCCTGTTTCTTTCCACCATGACAGCGGATAAACCCTGTCATGATTCCCCAGAACCATTACTTTATAACCGTTTAAAGCTGAAATATAATTTTGTATCTCTTCTTTTTTCCCGAAGGCAAAATCTCCCAGTATAAATATCTCGTCATTTTCAGAGACTGTTTTATTCCAGTTTTGAATTAATATCTCATTCATCTCCTCCACATTTTCAAATGGACGATTTTCAAAACCTATGATTTCTTTGTGTCCAAAATGAGTATCAGCTATAAAAAATACTTTTTTCATTAATTATCACCACCGTTAATCACTTATTTTTTATATCCATTGTAACATTTTTTTATGAATAATCACAAATTGTTTAAATTTTTTATCGTTTATAATATTATGAATAATATTATAAATATAACAATAAAAAAAACGAAAAATTTTTATTTTCGTCTTTTTTTATTTATTCCGCTTTTTATCTATTCCGCCTCAAATTCATCCTCAGGCAGCAGATCCAGAAGTGCAGTATCATTTTCATATCTTATGTCATTACAGTATTCTGCAAGTTCTTTCATCATTTCCGGATTTCTGTCCACAGGAGTATATTTATTAATTATTTTCATTATTTTCTCTACTTCAATTTTTCTCGGTACTTTTCTTTCAAGATAAAAATCCAGTTTTTTCAGATCGTTATCATCAAGCAGAGGATTTACTTTTATTATAGGAATTTTATTATTTCCTCTTTTCAGATCCAGACTTGAAATTATAAGCTGTATATCTTTTAGGTCATAACTCAGAAACTCCTCATAAGGAAGTATTTTCACATTATTTACCCTGTATATATACTCCAGTCTCCCTTTTATGAGCTGGGATGTACCATAACCGTATTTGCACACTACAATAATATTTTTATCAATTTCTCTTTTTTCATTTCTCCGGTAATTCTCCGCAGCCATTCTAAGATATACTGTCAAATATGCTATTTCGTTGTTATCTATTTTCTTTCCCAAAAATTCCTCTAGTGATTTCAGCGATTTTTCTGTTGTCTTATATAAAAATTTATATTTTTCCATAACCTTTTTATAATCTACAGTTGTGTTTTTTATATCATTTTTTATCCTGTATATTGCCGGTCTGAGATATTTTACCAGTTCTTTCTCAAATTTTTCGTTATCAGCTGTCAAAACCCCTGTTTCTTCTTCTATGTTCTTTATCATTTCCTTTACAAGAGTTTCTATCTTTACCCAGTTTTCATAAAAAGAATAATCAAAATTATATGAATACGCTCCGAGAAGATATTCCGTAAACTTTAATACCTCATATTCATTAAAGTTTATTTCATTTTCTTTTTCGATAACTTCACTGACTATTTGATACTCTTTTGCATTACGGAGAAAAGCATCATTCGATACATCAGCAGCAGTAAGCGGGAACTTTTTTGTGTGAAAGATACTTACAAGAAGATAGACAAGCAAAATCCGGTGCGCTTCCTCAGACATTACCTTATCCATTTTCTTTTCTATAGATTTCAGCATTTCAAAAAGTTTCTGAAGATTGTAACTAAGAATATCTTCTGCAAAAAATTCTATAGCTCTGCTTTTCATACACATATCATCTTTTAAAACCAATTCTTTAAAGTCTTTTATATAAAAATATTTCAAAATGTGTTCTATCAGCAGCCGTCTGATGGTATTTTCATCACCTTTTACCGACAAACCTAATTTCGGCGTAGAGCTGAAATTCAGATTTTCATTTCCAAAACATTTCTTCAATTCGAATAGATCACTTTTCAAAGCTGTTCTTCCTATATTCAGAGTGCCTTCCAGCTCTTCGGCCTTATAGGCTTTCAGTGTTATCAAATATGCGAATTCCAGTACATCTACTCTTTCGCTTTTGCTAAAGCTGTAGTTTTCTATCTTGAAAGTTTTCAAAAATTGTGATAATTTTTTTTCTTTATCTATAAGCGTGAGATTAAAATGTTCAAATTTTAGCTTTATATCATATCCGGATTCCTTGAGGACATGATTAATATTATCTATTTTATACTTTATAGAACGTTCTTTTAGATTCAATAATCCTATTAATTCTTTTAACTGCATATTATCCTTATGCAAAAATTCCCTGAGTATTAATATATCATTTTTATCTAAAAACATCTCTGTCACCTTCTCTCATTTTAGTTTACACCATAAAAAAATAATACAAAAGTTCAATTCAGAGTTTTAATAATCTAATTATTGAAAAATTTTTGTAAATTGTAAATAAAGAAGTGTTTCTGATAATATGAAATTTTCTGTTAATATACAGTTTCAGGTGATACAAATATATTAATATATCATTTAATGGATTTCTCTATACTTTTTCTTTATTTATACTTTGTTTTGTATTTGCAGAAAACAATTAAACCATTAATCTAATATATAATATCATATTTATTATTTCTTATAAAGCTAAAACTTTATCATTCTGATTTTTCCCGATTTATAAAATAAAAAACCAGGCCTACCAAACCTGATTTTTGAATAAAAAATTATTATTACTATCTCCAGCGATTTATATAAAGTTGCCTTTATAACATATTATTCCAGGTATATTTCAAATACCTTTATTTAATTATCTGTTCATCTTCTCAAGAAGCTTTTTCAAAGTTTTTATTGAGCTTTCAAGTTCTGTAATTTCTCCTGCTGACAGACATTCCAGCTTATTCGATAATTTTCTTTCCGCTTCTGAATATGTATCTTTCAGGGCTTTTCGTCCTTCATCGGTTATTCTCACATGGGCTACACGCAGATTATTATCATCAGTATATCTTTCCACATATCTCTTTTTCCTGAGGGAACCTGTTATAGCTGTGAGCTGCTGCTTGGAAACTGAAAGTTTTTTGTTCAAAACTGACATTGATAATTCTTTATGTCCGGAAAGTTCCATAAGAGCATTCTTTTCAGATGGTTTTATATCTGATTTTGTTTTCAAATCAGCAGTTCTTATAAAAACTGATTTATAAAGACGTCCTGTATTTACTATTTCCTTTATCAAATTAGAATTTTTCATATAAACTTTCCTTTACTATAAATTATTTTTTACAGTAAAAAATAATTTACTTTTTATACCACTATATTAGCATTTTTATTTATAGATGTCAATAATTTTTTTTAGTTTTTATTTCATATTTTTTATGTCAGATTTGCATTTTTCCTGTTAATATTCTATAATTTTCATATTAATGAGTAAAAACAGCTGTTTTTACACTTCTAATAATATTTAGTTTTTATATTATGAAACTTTATATTTTCTTTATTAATAAATTTTGATACTAACTAAAAAAGAGGAGGTTTATTATTTTGCAGATTATTAAATATATCGGAATTGCCGGCTTTCTTATTTCGCTTTTTATGATGTTCACATCGAAATACGGTATTCCCGGAATAAAACAATATGATAAAGAATTTCGTCCGCTTGATATGAAATTTTTTTACAAAACATCACTGCTTTATGAGACATTTGAAAAGATAGGTGAAGATGGAAGAAAAGCATACTTTGGATATTTTATTATTGATTTTTTTCTTGTGAGTTTTACACTTATTGTAATGCTTGTGATAACAGATCTTCTGATGCATGATGCTGATCTACACTATTTTGTGTATCTTGCTGCCGGGCTGAAGGCACTGTTTGATATTTTGGAAAATTGTCTCTTTCTTTATCTTTTATATATTTATCCGGCTAAAAATAATATTGCTGCTTTCCTCGCATCATCTGCCACTGCTCTGAAATTTATTATGCTTTATTTGTGGCTGCTTGCTGTTATTTCTGCACTTTTATATTTTTATCTGGCTGGTTTAAGATACTAATTATATTAAACTGATAAAAACAAGGAGTTGAAAATTATGAGAAGCGAAAAAGAAATGTTTGATCTTATTCTGAAAACCGCAGACAATGATTCCAGAATAAGGGCTGTTTATATGAACGGTTCCAGAACTAACCCCAGTATAAAAAAAGATATTTTTCAGGATTATGATATTGTTTATGTTGTTACTGAAATAAAAACTTTTCTGGATGACGAAAACTGGATTGATATTTTTGGTGAAAGACTTTATATGCAGCTCCCCGAAGCTATGGACAATGCACTTGGAAAAAACACTGATCTGGATAACTGCTACGGTTGGCTTATACAGCTTGCTGACGGCAACCGTATCGACCTTCATCTCCAGACAGAATCTTTTGCAAAAAAGGAAATTTTGAAAGATAAACTTTGCATTATTTTAATGGATAAAGATAAGCTGCTCCCTGATATTCCCCCGGCTTCTGATATTGACTATCATGTAAAAAAGCCTGCGCAGATAGAATTCAGTGCATGCTGCAATGAGTTCTGGTGGATATTTAATAATGTGGGAAAAGGCCTGTGGCGTGATGAAATCACATATGCAACGGATATGATAAATTTCTATATACGTCCCGAACTTGTTAAAATGCTTTCTTGGTATATTGGTATAAAAACTGATTTTTCCTGTAGTGTGGGAAAATCCGGAAAATACATGAGCAGTTATCTGGAAAAAGATATATGGGACAGGTTTTTGAAGACATACTCTGCAGCTGATATAGAATCTCTGTGGAATTCTGTATTTATTACAGCTGATTTATTTGATGAAATTGCCGTAGAATCAGCTCACAGCCTTAATTATACATATGATACAAATGAGGCCCGAAACAGCAGAACATTTCTTTTACACACATTTCATCTTCCCAAAGATGCAAAAGAGATATTATAATTTTTTAAAATATTATTATTTCTTGTTTTTTTATATATTTTATTTTATAATGCTTTTATAAATCAATCTAACACTTATATATTTAGGAGTCTTTTTATGAAAAAATCAATTTTTTCAGCTTTTATTTTTATTCTCTTTTTAAATACTATTTCTGCTGCTTCATTTTCTTTCACTGAAAACAGATTTATCGAAGATCATACCAATTCGGAATCATCGAAAAACAGTAAACAAAATGAAATTTTGAAAAGATATAAAAAATTTGAAAAGCTGCTTTCAGTAAAAAAGCAATTTACTGCATCTGATATCTTTCTCCCCGAAGAACTTAATTATTATTCATTGAAAAAAGGGGAAAAAATCTTTTTGGACAGAACAAATATAGGAATTCTTGTTTCTTGTTCCAAGAGAACTCTTTTTCTTATTCCTTCAGATATAAAATACAGCGAGACAGGTGCAAGATCAGACAGATCATAATATTTATATATAAAAAGGAGTTTCCCGTATTTCCGGAAAACTCCTTTTTTCATATACCCTTATTTATTTTGCTGATTTTTCATTTATTCTTCTGAATTCATCTTTTGCTTTATCCAGCTGTTCAATGAATTTTGGATTACTGTGCAGCTTTGCCACTACGGCACTTGCTACCACTCTTGCAGCATCTATATCACTTTGCCAGTGATAACCGCATATAACCCTGCTCTGTCCCATTTCATAACCTCTTGTCATTATCTCACTCTGTCTGTCCGGATTAATTTCTGAAAGCACGAGTGCTGTAGCCCATCCAATTGCTGTATGCCCTGAAGGATAAGAACCGTTTTTTGATAAAGTTTTTTCATCATCCGGTCTGCATGTATGCTCTTCAAAAAAAGCAAACGGTCTTATTCTCATATATGCTACTTTTGCTCCCCGTGTTGCCAGATCTCCTGCATCTTCACGGAAATTCTGCAGTAACTTGTAAATTTCCGGTGTTGCCTTCTGTGTTATAGGTATTCCAAATGCTTCGGAAAAGGCCTGAGGTACACCGTCAGAACTGACATGGGCATCATTATACGCCTGTTTTCCCCTTGGTGTGTTTCTCAGAAGCTTTCCTTTGTCGTATTGTGCCTTGTCATTTAGAAAAGCTATACTATCAATTTCAGGTGGCGGAGGTAATAGCTTATAACTGTCTACGACCTCACTAATTTCAAGAAAATAAAGATCAGGTTTCGTCTTTACATCATCTGCTGCATAAGAAACTGCTGCACTTAATAACAAGATTAATACTGCCAATACTCTTTTTTTCATAAGTTTAACCACTCTCCTGTTTTTTGATATTTACATGTTCCATATTATATTATGTCACATTTTTCTGTATTGTAAAGACTGAATGAATTTTTTTTCTTTCCGCTCTATTTTATTTAACAATAAAAAAATTATTTTCCCCGCTGTAATTACCAAATAAAAAACAGGCTGTAAATAACTTTTTCCAATTAAGAAAAAAGCATTATTACAAACCTGTTTAATATTTTCCATTTTTTCACTGAAGTTTTTTTTATTAAATTTTTTAAAGATGAACATACCATTATTTTTATTTTATTAAAAAATCTATTTCTAAAATACTGCTTTCAAAGTTACGCCTATTTTATAACTTTCTCCGTCCTTTGTTACTTCATTAAATGACTTGCCATACTCTCCTGTCAGGAAGATTCCGTATCTGTCCGAAGCTTCCATACCAAGCATAGCTCTTAATACCAATTCTCCTTTATCCTCTGCTGGCTGTGCTAATTTATAAGTTTCACCGAAAGATACAAGTCTTGCTGTTTCTTCTGGCTGTGAATCTCCCAGTTCATACTCATATTTTACTTCCAGAGCTGATTTCAGTTCCCAGTTTGCATTGCTGCCCAGACCGGTATTCCCTTCAAATCTCACTCCTGCTCCCGGCTTTATGCTGTAAGCATTATTAGAATCTATTTCCAGAGCAGAAATAGAAGAATCTTCTTTTACCTTGTCCAAATACTGATAACCAAAATCAAGACTAACCAACGGGCTTATTTTAAATGCCTTGCTTATCTGGAATTCTTTAAGCAGGGTATTATCGAATGACACCCCGTAAGACATATATTTATCATCCAGTTTTTCCACTGAATCAGTCCAGTTTATATTTCTGTCCGCATTGTGCATATTTATTCTTCCTGTGAGGTCGCTTCTGACTTTCCATCCGGATTTATTATATGTATTATGTAATCCAAGCTGCATTGTATCTACCCATTCTTCACTGTTATTCCCGTCCTGAATCTCAAAACTGTTATTTGCATACCCTAGTGAGTAACCGAATTTATGTGCATAAGTTCTCTCTACTTCTCTCAGAGCGTATACACCAGCCGTTTTATACTTATAATCCATTACTCCTTCTTTATTTTCATAAGTTTTCCCTGCTCCTGCCAGAACTGCTACTTTTACATTTTCTTTTGTATTATTTTCAGAATTTTCCATGATATCCAGTGCATTGTCAAAACCTCTCTTTATATCATAGCCCCTTTGTGCTCTGTTGGCATAGTATGCACCTGAAAGAGATGTCATAATTCTTCTCAGATCAAATTCCGACTCTATCTTATCTATTTTGTCATAAAGACTTAGTCTGTCTCCTGTAGCATCCTCATAATTTTTATCCAGTATATCTGCCAGCCCTTCCCATGACAGCCCGTCTCCGAATTCTATAAGATCTTTCTTTGTCATCCAGATATCCAGATTTCCGTTGCTGTTTGTCACAGGAATTGCTTCCCATAATATTCCCCGGCTCTTTATTGCTGCTTTTCCGTAGTTTATTCCTCCGCCGGGAGTTAATGGAACAAAGACATCTTCCAGCTTGTAAGTCTTAAAGTTTGTACCCTGTGAGAAATCCGATGTTACTTGCACATTTCTCAGAACAAAATCTTTAGCCACAAACTGAACCGAATTTGAGATCAGATATTTTCCGTTTACATCCTCAGGATGATAGTCACTTGTTGCCAAAGAAGCATCTGTCAGACTGTCCGGATTTACTTTTACCTGTACCACTGCATCCTCAGGAACTTCAAAACGTTCATTTACCTTTATTATTCCCGCATTAACTATAGAAGGTTTTTCATATGACGGTCCTGACCCTACATGATCTACAGGTGAAACTGCTCCCTGATCCACTGATTCCGCGTACATTGCAGTAACATCACTTGTACTGCCTGCCGCATCTGTTACAATAGCTCTTCCGCCGGCCGCAATATTTATATCTATAATTCCGTTATTTATCAATGTAGAATTATTTTTCAGCAGTATTCCTATGCCGTTTTGTCCTGTTGCTTTTACTGTCCCGTTATTCTCCACTGTGGAATAAGTATCAGCGTAAATTCCTATACTGTTTTTCCCTGTTACTTCAACAAGATTATTATTTGTTATTTTTATATTATCCACTCCGGCAATACCTATGGAATTATCTCCTGTAAGTATAATCTGCCCTGTATTAATAAATTCCTGACGTATCCCTGTAATTGTGTCACCTTTTTCAATATAAACCCCCACGGCACTGTCTGCTGCAGACAGAATATCTCCGCTGTTCCGGCTTGTCCCGTTTGGAGCATAAACATATATTCCCAGTCCGTTATCTCCAAATGTTATCTTATTCGTATTATTTACAGATGAAGTTCCGGCTCCGTAGATTCCTACAGCATACTGTCTGTCAGAAGGATTCGAAGGATTCTGATATGTATTGCCTGCGATTATTTCACCGTTATTTACTATACTTCCTGTATTTGAATATATTCCTACACCCATATCACCGGCATTCAGAATACCTGTATTTGTGATTATGCTTCCCACATTACCAGTTTCAGCTTTGCCGCCGTATATTAATACTCTTCCGTCTTTCCCGTCAAGAGCACCCCCTGCGGCTGTCATATTCCCGCTGTTATTTATCACTGAGTTTTCTGCATAAATTCCGATTGAGGCAAGTCCTATATTCATATTACTTGAATTATTTACAGTACTGTAATCTTTCCCTACGATACCAAAGCTTCCCGAAGCACTACCGCTCAAACTTCCAGTTATATCCCCGACATTTATTATGTTTAATGATGTCAGTGTCAGAAGTGCCGAATTTGTGGCATACACTCCGACTCCGTCCTTATCTGAAATGTTTATTGCAGTATTACTTACATTCCCTGTTCCGCCGTTAAGATATATTCCCAGCCCTGCTTTATCTATGGAAAATGTTCCGCCGTTCTGGCTGATATCTATACCTTTACCATATATTCCTATTGAATTTTCTCCAGTTACTATGCTCCCTGTATTATTTATTTTTGTTCCTTCTTCTCCATAAATCCCCAAAATTACTTTACTTTGCGATGTAGAAGCTGCAAGTGTAATATTCCCTGTATTATTGATATTTTGCTGTGCATTATTCAGTGTTGTTCCATAAATACCAATTCCCGAGTCAGAATTAACAGTTATATTCCCGTTATTTTCCAGAAGATTCGCATTTACACTATCAGAATTACTGGATAAAATTCCTACTTAAGCTTCTCCGGAGATATTTATAGTCCCGTTATTTTCCACATCACCATTCTGATGTATTATCCCCAGTGCAGAATTTCCATTTAGATTCACACTGTTCGCCAGTGTTACCTTTACCCCTGATCCTGATGCAGCTTTTACAAATATTCCCTTCTGACCATTTTCTACATTTACTGTAAGACCTTGTACAGACATATTGGCAGCTCCGTTATTCAGTGCATAAACCCCTATGGAATCTGTGCCAGTTCTTACTTCGAGAGTTTTATTAGATATTACATTCCCCTCTTCAGCGTAAATTCCTATCTGTTTATTTTTATTCAAATCATAAGTACCTCCGGAAGTATCATTCAGCGATATTCCCGATCCCGTACCTTTTTTTATATAATTGAAAATAGAATTTTCCCCGACAGTTATACTTCCTCCGGTTATATTTAATACTGAATTCCCCACTGCTGCTGCTCCTATGGAATAATTCCCTGTCTGTATCTGTCCGTTTTGTATATTTATATCACTTTCATTCCCTAATATTCCGGATGCATATTCTATTGTTCCTCCTGTATCAGAACCATTTCCTGCTGTAATATTTCCTGTCTTTATTATATTTGTTCTATTTCCGTATATTCCCGTCGTATTTAATCCTGATAATTCTATTGTTCCTGAATTATCAATTTCTGATCTTTTTGTAGGATCTACTCCTGCAGATGATATTCCTATTGTGTTATTTCCAGCTGATATTATTTTCCCTGAATTAGTCAGATAATTTTCTTTTGTAAGCCCTGCATATGACGGTGATCCTGTTCTATCTGTTGCATACATACCCACGGAATTTTCGCCTATATTTATTATCCCCTTATTTTCTATGATTGAGCCTATTGTTGCGTATAATCCGGCTCCTTCATTTTTTACATTAATTACTCCGGAAGTATCATTCCATATATGTGAATTCTCACCAAAAATTCCTATTCCTTTATTTCCAAGGTCTATTTTATTTTTATTTACACCCTGTGAAAATGTATTAGCGAATTCCAGTGTATTTGCTGCTATCTCTTTTGTATTTTCTATATACATTCCTATAGAACTTTCAGCCGGTGTTCCGCCGATAAGCTTTGAAACAAGTTCCCCGCTGTTAGTCATAATTCCTGTTTCACCATGTATTGCTACACTTTCTTTTGGTATTTCCAATGTAGTTCCAGAAGCATTGGTGTAATCTGAGTAAATAACCCTGTAAAGCTCTATTCCGCTGTCAGGTGTTATAATAATCGTTCCCGGTGACACATTTATACTTCCGCCATTCTTTACCAGAAATAAAACTC
The sequence above is drawn from the Sebaldella sp. S0638 genome and encodes:
- a CDS encoding TPM domain-containing protein; translation: MKKKTIFFIIYLIFMIIFTVPVSASADDVPKADASIKIYDYAELLTEDQEKDLALKAKDILAKHNIDIAIVTANSTNGLSSMEYADDFYDYNSFGYGEESSGLLMLINMEEREVWISTAGKAITIFSDGDIETLLDTAYEGLSQGNYYKAGNDFLFESEVLIYEWENFQLPLKEQITVFGVVIMALFFGFGAGGFLTFILFIFSPNSISGKPHISTYQDNFKITYSRDNFLSTNTTQTIIPKEPVRTYSSGGSSGSRSSSGISSSGGSRSSSGGATTHRSSSGKTHGGGGRKF
- a CDS encoding metallophosphoesterase, with amino-acid sequence MKKVFFIADTHFGHKEIIGFENRPFENVEEMNEILIQNWNKTVSENDEIFILGDFAFGKKEEIQNYISALNGYKVMVLGNHDRVYPLSWWKETGIEEVIQYPVIYREWFILSHEPLYINKNMPYANIFGHVHGNPLYTDVSGQSFCVSAERINYTPLDFEEMLKRMKNAGSLEEES
- a CDS encoding PRD domain-containing protein; the encoded protein is MFLDKNDILILREFLHKDNMQLKELIGLLNLKERSIKYKIDNINHVLKESGYDIKLKFEHFNLTLIDKEKKLSQFLKTFKIENYSFSKSERVDVLEFAYLITLKAYKAEELEGTLNIGRTALKSDLFELKKCFGNENLNFSSTPKLGLSVKGDENTIRRLLIEHILKYFYIKDFKELVLKDDMCMKSRAIEFFAEDILSYNLQKLFEMLKSIEKKMDKVMSEEAHRILLVYLLVSIFHTKKFPLTAADVSNDAFLRNAKEYQIVSEVIEKENEINFNEYEVLKFTEYLLGAYSYNFDYSFYENWVKIETLVKEMIKNIEEETGVLTADNEKFEKELVKYLRPAIYRIKNDIKNTTVDYKKVMEKYKFLYKTTEKSLKSLEEFLGKKIDNNEIAYLTVYLRMAAENYRRNEKREIDKNIIVVCKYGYGTSQLIKGRLEYIYRVNNVKILPYEEFLSYDLKDIQLIISSLDLKRGNNKIPIIKVNPLLDDNDLKKLDFYLERKVPRKIEVEKIMKIINKYTPVDRNPEMMKELAEYCNDIRYENDTALLDLLPEDEFEAE
- a CDS encoding MarR family winged helix-turn-helix transcriptional regulator, yielding MKNSNLIKEIVNTGRLYKSVFIRTADLKTKSDIKPSEKNALMELSGHKELSMSVLNKKLSVSKQQLTAITGSLRKKRYVERYTDDNNLRVAHVRITDEGRKALKDTYSEAERKLSNKLECLSAGEITELESSIKTLKKLLEKMNR
- a CDS encoding aminoglycoside 6-adenylyltransferase, which gives rise to MRSEKEMFDLILKTADNDSRIRAVYMNGSRTNPSIKKDIFQDYDIVYVVTEIKTFLDDENWIDIFGERLYMQLPEAMDNALGKNTDLDNCYGWLIQLADGNRIDLHLQTESFAKKEILKDKLCIILMDKDKLLPDIPPASDIDYHVKKPAQIEFSACCNEFWWIFNNVGKGLWRDEITYATDMINFYIRPELVKMLSWYIGIKTDFSCSVGKSGKYMSSYLEKDIWDRFLKTYSAADIESLWNSVFITADLFDEIAVESAHSLNYTYDTNEARNSRTFLLHTFHLPKDAKEIL
- a CDS encoding phosphatase PAP2 family protein, which produces MKKRVLAVLILLLSAAVSYAADDVKTKPDLYFLEISEVVDSYKLLPPPPEIDSIAFLNDKAQYDKGKLLRNTPRGKQAYNDAHVSSDGVPQAFSEAFGIPITQKATPEIYKLLQNFREDAGDLATRGAKVAYMRIRPFAFFEEHTCRPDDEKTLSKNGSYPSGHTAIGWATALVLSEINPDRQSEIMTRGYEMGQSRVICGYHWQSDIDAARVVASAVVAKLHSNPKFIEQLDKAKDEFRRINEKSAK
- a CDS encoding autotransporter outer membrane beta-barrel domain-containing protein; this encodes MGIYGEEGTKINNTGSIVTGENSIGIYGKGIDISQNGGTFSIDKAGLGIYLNGGTGNVSNTAINISDKDGVGVYATNSALLTLTSLNIINVGDITGSLSGSASGSFGIVGKDYSTVNNSSNMNIGLASIGIYAENSVINNSGNMTAAGGALDGKDGRVLIYGGKAETGNVGSIITNTGILNAGDMGVGIYSNTGSIVNNGEIIAGNTYQNPSNPSDRQYAVGIYGAGTSSVNNTNKITFGDNGLGIYVYAPNGTSRNSGDILSAADSAVGVYIEKGDTITGIRQEFINTGQIILTGDNSIGIAGVDNIKITNNNLVEVTGKNSIGIYADTYSTVENNGTVKATGQNGIGILLKNNSTLINNGIIDINIAAGGRAIVTDAAGSTSDVTAMYAESVDQGAVSPVDHVGSGPSYEKPSIVNAGIIKVNERFEVPEDAVVQVKVNPDSLTDASLATSDYHPEDVNGKYLISNSVQFVAKDFVLRNVQVTSDFSQGTNFKTYKLEDVFVPLTPGGGINYGKAAIKSRGILWEAIPVTNSNGNLDIWMTKKDLIEFGDGLSWEGLADILDKNYEDATGDRLSLYDKIDKIESEFDLRRIMTSLSGAYYANRAQRGYDIKRGFDNALDIMENSENNTKENVKVAVLAGAGKTYENKEGVMDYKYKTAGVYALREVERTYAHKFGYSLGYANNSFEIQDGNNSEEWVDTMQLGLHNTYNKSGWKVRSDLTGRINMHNADRNINWTDSVEKLDDKYMSYGVSFDNTLLKEFQISKAFKISPLVSLDFGYQYLDKVKEDSSISALEIDSNNAYSIKPGAGVRFEGNTGLGSNANWELKSALEVKYEYELGDSQPEETARLVSFGETYKLAQPAEDKGELVLRAMLGMEASDRYGIFLTGEYGKSFNEVTKDGESYKIGVTLKAVF